The Brevibacterium atlanticum genome segment GTCGGCGTCCCGTCCCCCGGGCAGGCCGTAGACCTGCATCTGCGGACCCTTGTAGATGAACGTCGGCCAGGACGTCGACTGCCCAGGCTCCGCCTGCCCGACGTCGCGCGGATCGCGGTAGGGGAAGTGGAACGCCGTCTCCTGACGAACCTGGAACTGAGGCATCCGGGCCCGGAAGTCGGCGGGCATGTCGAGACCTTCGAGCAGCGCCGGCAGGAACGGTCCGGCGGCCACGACCACCTGCTCACATTCGACGCTGCGACCGTCGAACGAGGTCACAGTGTAACCGGAGCCCGTGGCAGAACCGCCTCGGTGGACCCGGGCGACCTCCCAGTTCGACAGGATGCGCGCACCGGCCGTTTCCGCACTCTCGAGCATCGCGGCCACGGCCGCCTCAGCATCGATGACGCCGGCATCCGGGTGCCAGAGCACATCGGTGTCGAAGTCCAGTTGCGGCCACCGCTCCGCTGCGGCCTGACGGTCGAGGAGTTCGCAGTCGATCCCCTCAGCCTCGAGCACCCTGGCCAAGCCGTGCGGATCGCGGACGGCCCCGAAGTCGAGGGCGCCGCTGGGTGTGATGAGCTTCCTGCCGCATCGGGCCTCGAGTCCCGTCCACCCGCTGCGTGACTCGGCGACCAGTCGGGTCAGCGCCCGAGACGGGTAGGCGTAGCGGAAGATGCGGGCCGATCCGTGCGAACTGCCCAACTCCGAGGCGGGCCGGTCGCGTTCGAGGACGAGCACCTCGGCGCCGGCTTCGGCGAGTCTCCAGGCGGCTGCCGCACCCGAGAGGCCCGCCCCGATGACGACGATCTGCGATATTTCTGTTGTCACTGCAATCCGATCTTCAGTGCCCCGAATGAGGCATGCACGATGAGGTGAACGGGGTGCGGGGTGGTGCCCGCGCATCGTGGTCACGCGAGGTCGGGGGTCTTCCACAGATTGAGCGCGGTGCCGAGGCCTGCCTGCACGGCGTTCTCGTAGACCGTCTTTCCCCAGGCGACGTCTTCGACACCCATGCCGCCGACGCTGAAGAGGATGGGCTGGTCGTCGAATTCGCGTCCCGGCGCCTTGCCGGAGAAGACGTCGCCGATGTTGACGACGCGGCTCTCGTCGAGTGCGCCGTCGTCGATGAGGTCCTGCCAGTAGAGTCCGATCATTCCGAAGGCGGTTTCGTGGGAGGGCGCGGGATATTCCTCGGCCCAGGCCTCGTAGATCTTCTTCGCGTCGACGAGCAGTCGGGCCCGGCCCGAGAGCGTGTAGTCCTTGTCCATCCGCAGGTTCGCAGGGAGGCTGAGGAAGGCTCCCGGTTTGATCCAGTCGCCGTCGATGTAGGGGTAGTTCTCCGATCCGACGAGTCCGGTGACGGCTTCGGAGACGATGTCGCAGTCGCTCACCGCACCCTCGACGGTGTCGCTGATCTCGATCGTCGTGAACTGCGGGTAGTGAGCGCGGACGTAGTCGGCGAAGGACTCCGAGGTGCTGCGACGGCGACCGTGGATGACGATGTCGGTGAGGCTCGGGCGGGCGAGGGTCATCGCGTGCAGGGCCGACTTGTTCATCGCTCCGGGACCGATGATGCCCAATCGCGCGGCATCGACGGGGGCCAGCTTCTTCGCAGCGGCTCCGGGGACGGCTGCGGTGCGGTACGCGCTTTCGAGGTTGCCCGACATGATCGCGAAGGGGGCACCGGTCTCCTTGTCGTTGAGCACGATGAGGTGGATGGAGCGCGGCAGCCCCTTGTCACGGTTGTCGACGTTCGATCCGTACCATTTCACTCCGGCGGTGTCGAAGCGTCCGCCGAGGTAGGCGGCCATGGCCATGAAGCGCCGGTCGGAGGCGTCGACCGGCATGGTGGGGAACGGGCTGGTGGCGGGGAAGGAGATCTGGGCGCCGTGCGAGTTCGCGGAGTTCCCGGCCATCCGGTAGTCGCCCTCGGCGACGAGGACGAGGACCTCCTCCATCACCTCCATGCAGGATTCCATGTCCTTGACGCCGGCGGCGATCATCTGCGGTTCGTCGAGGTAGAGCATGTCGATCGTGGTGCCGGTCGGTGCGGTCGTCGGGACGGTGTCGGCGGTGGGGATCATGGTGACTGCGCTCATGGCTGCTCCTTGCGGTGGGGTCGGACCTTTTCCAGACAACCCCGGGCAGCAGACCGGCGTCCAATACATTTTCAGGGCCGACTGTGAGCGAATCGCTCTCAATCTGACCAGGCAGAACGCCCGAAATATTGCGGAAACAACGGAGAAATCTCCGCACCACAGCGACTGGCTATCGTAGGCCCATGGAACTTCGACAGCTGCGGTACTTCGTCGCCGTCGCGGACGAGCTGCACTTCGGTCGCGCCGCGGAGAGGCTGCATATGTCGCAGCCGCCGCTGAGCCTCCACGTGGGCAAGCTCGAACGCGAGCTCGGGGTGAAGCTCTTCGACCGCAGCACTCGCAGCGTCTCTCTCACTGCGGCGGGTTCCCGGTTTTTCGACAGCGCCTCGCGCCTGCTCGGCGACCTCGATCATGCAGTGGAGGAGCTGCGCGACTTCTCTGAAGGCAGGGCTGGTCGGCTCACCGTCGGCTTCGTCAGCTCGGCCGGATATACGTTCCTTCCCGAGGTCGTCACGATGTTCCGGCAGAGCCACCCTCAGGTCACCCTCGACCTCGTGCCCTTGGCCTCCGGTGAGCAGCTCGATCGGCTGTCCGCCGGTCAGCTCGACGTGGGGATCGTCCGCGATGACGTCTCCACCGTGGCTTCCGAGGCTCGGACGGCCGATGGTCGTGGTCGACTGTCGTCCGTGCCCGTCTACGACGAGCGGTTGGTCGCCTGTCTGCCCAAGGGACACCGATTGGCGCAGCAGGCGGAGGTGACGGCCCGTCAGATCAGCCGCGTGCCGATGATCGCCTATTCCCGGGAGCTCATGCCCGGGTTCGTCGATCGCGTGTCGATGGCCCTGGGCGAGCACAGCGCCGCGGTGACCGTGGTCGAGCAGGTCATCCACCAGGAGACCGCTCTGGGATTCGTGGCGGCCGGTGTCGGCACGAGCATCCTCCCCGAATCGATTCGGCATCTGCTGCCTCCGTCCATCGTCGCGGTGCCGCTCGCCGGCTCCCCCGTCACTCGCCTGTTGGCCGTCACGGGGCCGAACACACAGCCGCCCGCCCTCGTCGAGGGGTTCGTCGACTGCCTGCTCGAAGCCTCGAACATCGGGCTCCGGTCGGCCGCGATCGCCTAACCCACCTCGGCGCGCAGTTGTGCTGTGCGTCACAATGGGATCATGGATACGCAACCGGACACCACCGCCCCCAGCTACGACGACGTCGTCGCACGCATCGATTCGGACCCCGAGGGCTTCTGGCTCGACCAGGCCACGAACCTCATCGACTGGGTGAAGGAACCGACCCGCGCGGTCGACGACTCGAACGCCCCGATCTACCGCTGGTACCCCGACGGCGAACTCAACGTCTGCTACAACGCGCTCGATCGGCATGTCGAGAACGGCCGCGGCGACCAGGCCGCCCTCGTCTACGATTCGCCGGTGACCGACACGGTCCGCCGGGTCACGTATGCCGAACTCCTCGACGAGGTCTCTCGCTTCGCCCGCGCGCTGTCGGACAAGGGCGTGACCAAGGGCGACCGTGTCGTCATCTATATGCCGATGATCCCCGAGGCGGCCGTGGCCATGCTCGCCTGTGCCCGCCTCGGCGCCATCCACTCCGTCGTCTTCGGCGGCTTCGCCCCGAACGAACTCGCCGTGCGCATCGACGACACCGCGCCGAAGGCGATCGTCTCCACATCGTGCGGCGTCGAGAAGAACCGTGTCCTCGAATACAAGCCGATGCTCGACGAAGCCGTCGAGATCGCTGAGAACAAGCCGGACTTCACCGTCATCGTCCAGCGCAAGGAGCACCGCTGCGATCTCGGCGAGGCCGACGTCGACTACGCCGAGCTCCTCGCCCAGACCCCCGTGGGCATGGACCCGGTCACCGTGAAGGCCACCGATGAGCTCTACGTCCTCTACACCTCCGGCACCACCGGCAAGCCGAAGGGCATCGTCCGCGATTCCGGCGGCTACGCCGTGGCCGGCGCGTTCTCGATGCCCGCGATCTTCGGCCTCCACCCGGGCGACACGATGTTCACCGCCTCGGACGTCGGCTGGGTCGTCGGGCACACCTACATCGTCTACGCGCCGCTGCTGGCCGGCGTCACCTCGGTGCTCTACGAGGGCAAACCCGTGGGCACCCCCGATGCCGGAGCGTTCTTCCGCGCCATCGAACAGCACCAGGTCAACGTCCACTTCACCGCCCCGACGGCCATGCGCGTGGTGCGCAAGGAGGATCCGGACGGCGAGCTGATGAAGAAGTACGACCTCTCCAGTCTGCGCGCGGAATTCCTCGCCGGCGAACGGCTCGACCCGGATACGTACGAATGGACGACGAAGACCCTCGCCGAGGCGACCGGACGTGACATCCCCGTCGTCGACAATTGGTGGCAGACGGAGACCGGCTGGCCGATCGCGGCGAATCCGCTGGGTCTGACCCGGTTCCCACTCAAGGCGGGATCACCGACGAAGCCGGTGCCCGGCTATCGGATCGAGGTCCTCGACCCCGCCGGGACACCCGTCAAGGCAGGCGAGGAAGGGCTCATCGTCATGAAACTGCCGCTGCCTCCGGGCACGATGGCCACGGTGTGGGGCGATGACGACCGGTTCATCTCGTCGTATCTCGCGGCGTTCGACGGCTACTATCTCACCGGCGATTCGGGCTATCTGGACGAGGACGGCTACGTCTATGTCATGGGACGGACCGATGACGTCATCAACGTCGCAGGTCACCGCCTGTCCACCGGGATCATCGAGGCCGTCGTCGCTTCTCATCCCGCCGTCGCCGAGGCGGCTGTCATCGGTGTGCATGACGACGTCAAGGGTCAGATCCCCCGGGCCCTCGTGGTGCTCGGTGACTCCGCCGAGGCGGCCGATCCCGCGACCGTCACCGACGAACTCGTGGCGTTGGTGCGCAAGGAGATCGGTCCCGTCGCCGCGTTCAGGCAGGTCGACGTCGTGGCGGGGCTGCCGAAGACCCGGTCGGGCAAGATCCTGCGTAAGACCATGCGC includes the following:
- a CDS encoding tyramine oxidase subunit B, producing the protein MSAVTMIPTADTVPTTAPTGTTIDMLYLDEPQMIAAGVKDMESCMEVMEEVLVLVAEGDYRMAGNSANSHGAQISFPATSPFPTMPVDASDRRFMAMAAYLGGRFDTAGVKWYGSNVDNRDKGLPRSIHLIVLNDKETGAPFAIMSGNLESAYRTAAVPGAAAKKLAPVDAARLGIIGPGAMNKSALHAMTLARPSLTDIVIHGRRRSTSESFADYVRAHYPQFTTIEISDTVEGAVSDCDIVSEAVTGLVGSENYPYIDGDWIKPGAFLSLPANLRMDKDYTLSGRARLLVDAKKIYEAWAEEYPAPSHETAFGMIGLYWQDLIDDGALDESRVVNIGDVFSGKAPGREFDDQPILFSVGGMGVEDVAWGKTVYENAVQAGLGTALNLWKTPDLA
- a CDS encoding LysR family transcriptional regulator yields the protein MELRQLRYFVAVADELHFGRAAERLHMSQPPLSLHVGKLERELGVKLFDRSTRSVSLTAAGSRFFDSASRLLGDLDHAVEELRDFSEGRAGRLTVGFVSSAGYTFLPEVVTMFRQSHPQVTLDLVPLASGEQLDRLSAGQLDVGIVRDDVSTVASEARTADGRGRLSSVPVYDERLVACLPKGHRLAQQAEVTARQISRVPMIAYSRELMPGFVDRVSMALGEHSAAVTVVEQVIHQETALGFVAAGVGTSILPESIRHLLPPSIVAVPLAGSPVTRLLAVTGPNTQPPALVEGFVDCLLEASNIGLRSAAIA
- a CDS encoding acetate--CoA ligase — protein: MDTQPDTTAPSYDDVVARIDSDPEGFWLDQATNLIDWVKEPTRAVDDSNAPIYRWYPDGELNVCYNALDRHVENGRGDQAALVYDSPVTDTVRRVTYAELLDEVSRFARALSDKGVTKGDRVVIYMPMIPEAAVAMLACARLGAIHSVVFGGFAPNELAVRIDDTAPKAIVSTSCGVEKNRVLEYKPMLDEAVEIAENKPDFTVIVQRKEHRCDLGEADVDYAELLAQTPVGMDPVTVKATDELYVLYTSGTTGKPKGIVRDSGGYAVAGAFSMPAIFGLHPGDTMFTASDVGWVVGHTYIVYAPLLAGVTSVLYEGKPVGTPDAGAFFRAIEQHQVNVHFTAPTAMRVVRKEDPDGELMKKYDLSSLRAEFLAGERLDPDTYEWTTKTLAEATGRDIPVVDNWWQTETGWPIAANPLGLTRFPLKAGSPTKPVPGYRIEVLDPAGTPVKAGEEGLIVMKLPLPPGTMATVWGDDDRFISSYLAAFDGYYLTGDSGYLDEDGYVYVMGRTDDVINVAGHRLSTGIIEAVVASHPAVAEAAVIGVHDDVKGQIPRALVVLGDSAEAADPATVTDELVALVRKEIGPVAAFRQVDVVAGLPKTRSGKILRKTMREIADGAENPAVPSTIEDRTVLDDLSSVLSRG